A window from Sebastes fasciatus isolate fSebFas1 chromosome 22, fSebFas1.pri, whole genome shotgun sequence encodes these proteins:
- the LOC141761232 gene encoding uncharacterized protein LOC141761232 yields MVGDDITLPCHVKPATDAVHQMLEWSRPDLNPRFVHVRRFGEDQLVDQNPSYKGRTSASIDRLKQGDMSLTLSKVKLSDEGTYRCFSPGLETDSSVQLIVVPVSVTTIEITKVSSGVLQCESEGWYAEPEVLWLDGEGNLLSAGPPETVRGPDDLYIVSSRVTVEKRHSNSFTCRVQQKNTNQTREKHIQVPDDFFTDSSGANSSASTIIGLVVGILFILVVAFVVWKWRQNKTKTKRNLVDEETWGGGERKSNSINNDSEQESLIERETDSREKLTVETETMKNQVKMEEDNSAKCLSEETGRSCQIEEETHREKAEGEINNTPAEGETQPEETKSINTETSAPGPAERGTQPEQPEQPNTERAAEGQMDGDGQQQQVRSEGKAKNDSDNRDDNVKSISEETPAPGPADGRTQPEQPNTERAAEGGQTGKIDPTPCPTEREGHTDNNRDRKDGVDNTTPLSPADGPSQKDEEEDTESTNNEPADQGSNEGDTQRDELQAGAERNTEDEKNTEAEHPSSPKTDRPTEEQPEKSPNSRDGEDGMTSRKGNTTSDQPPTAQAHSDVENTEEETQKTEGETHGKQRINGQPEKQLNQADINDTATSRAACGKRRQKKK; encoded by the exons ATGGTCGGTGATGACATCACTTTGCCATGCCACGTGAAACCTGCCACGGATGCCGTTCACCAGATGCTGGAGTGGTCGAGACCTGACCTGAACCCCAGATTTGTCCATGTGAGACGGTTCGGCGAAGACCAACTGGTTGATCAGAATCCATCCTACAAAGGAAGAACATCGGCGTCCATCGACAGACTGAAACAGGGAGACATGTCACTGACGCTGTCCAAAGTGAAACTCTCTGATGAGGGAACGTACAGATGCTTCAGTCCAGGGTTAGAAACAGACTCTAGTGTTCAGCTCATTGTCG TACCAGTATCAGTCACCACCATTGAGATAACCAAAGTCAGCAGTGGAGTGTTACAGTGTGAGTCTGAAGGCTGGTATGCAGAGCCTGAGGTGTTGTGGCTGGACGGCGAGGGAAACCTCCTCTCTGCAGGACCTCCAGAGACAGTCAGAGGTCCTGATGACCTCTATATTGTCAGCAGCAGAGTGACTGTGGAGAAGAGACACagcaacagcttcacctgtagaGTCCAACAGAAGAACACCAACCagaccagagagaaacacaTCCAGGTTCCAG ATGATTTCTTCACGGACTCGTCTGGTGCTAACTCTTCTGCTTCTACCATCATTGGTTTGGTTGTCGGCATCTTGTTTATTCTTGTGGTCGCCTTCGTTGTGTGGAAatggagacaaaacaaaacca AGACCAAGAGGAACCTTGTGGATGAAGAAACttggggaggaggagagaggaagagcaacTCTATAAATAATGATTCAGAACAGGAGTCTCTCatagaaagagaaacagacagcagagagaaactcacagtagagacagagacaatGAAGAATCAGGTCAAGATGGAAGAAGATAATAGCGCTAAATGTTTAAGTGAAGAAACAGGACGTTCATGTCAAATAGAGGAGGAAACACACCGGGAGAAAGCAGAAGGAGAAATCAACAATACTCCAGCAGAGGGAGAAACACAACCAGAGGAAACAAAGTCTATAAATACTGAAACATCAGCTCCAGGTCCAGCAGAGAGAGGAACACAACCAGAGCAACCAGAGCAACCAAATACTGAAAGAGCAGCTGAGGGTCAgatggatggagatggacaacaacaacaggttAGGTCAGAAGGAAAGGCAAAGAATGATTCGGACAACAGGGATGACAATGTCAAGTCAATAAGTGAAGAAACACCAGCTCCAGGTCCAGCAGATGGAAGAACACAACCAGAGCAACCAAATACTGAAAGAGCAGCTGAGGGAGGACAGACGGGGAAGATTGACCCCACTCCATGtccaacagagagagaaggacacACAGATAATAATAGAGATAGGAAAGATGGAGTGGACAACACAACACCTCTATCTCCAGCGGATGGACCATCTCagaaagatgaagaggaggacacTGAATCTACAAATAATGAACCAGCAGATCAAGGTTCAAATGAGggagacacacaaagagatgAACTCCAGGCAGgagcagagagaaacactgaggACGAGAAAAACACTGAAGCAGAACATCCATCTTCACCAAAAACAGATCGGCCAACTGAAGAACAGCCAGAGAAGAGTCCCAAcagcagagatggagaggacGGTATGACATCCAGGAAAGGAAACACAACATCTGACCAGCCCCCGACAGCACAAGCACACAGTGATGTGGAGAATACAGaggaagagacacagaaaacaGAGGGAGAAACACATGGAAAGCAACGTATTAATGGTCAGCCAGAGAAGCAGCTGAATCAGGCAGACATTAATGATACAGCAACATCAAGAGCAGCATGTGGAAAgagaagacagaagaagaagtga